In the genome of Phosphitispora fastidiosa, one region contains:
- the spoVAC gene encoding stage V sporulation protein AC — translation MSNIKTKKLSLTQQEYKEFAKVRVPNRPVLLNCVRAFIAGGIICTIGQGLQWLFMTYFGFTEVTAGNPTVSVLIMLSVLLTGLGVYDHIAQWAGAGTAVPVTGFANTVASAAIEHRTEGYVLGVGGNMFKLAGSVIAYGVFSAFLVALIKITIQALGGI, via the coding sequence ATGTCTAATATAAAAACAAAAAAACTTAGTCTTACACAGCAGGAATATAAGGAGTTTGCCAAGGTCAGGGTACCCAACCGCCCGGTGCTTTTAAACTGTGTCAGGGCATTCATCGCGGGGGGAATTATTTGCACTATCGGCCAGGGGCTGCAATGGCTGTTTATGACGTATTTCGGATTTACAGAGGTTACTGCAGGTAATCCCACAGTGTCAGTATTGATAATGCTCTCGGTTTTATTAACCGGTCTGGGAGTATATGACCATATTGCCCAGTGGGCTGGAGCCGGAACTGCTGTTCCGGTAACCGGGTTTGCCAACACTGTAGCCTCTGCAGCGATTGAACACCGTACTGAGGGATATGTCCTGGGTGTTGGCGGAAATATGTTCAAGCTGGCCGGTTCTGTTATCGCTTATGGAGTATTCTCAGCTTTTCTCGTTGCTCTCATCAAAATAACCATCCAGGCGCTGGGGGGGATATAA
- the spoVAD gene encoding stage V sporulation protein AD translates to MLTGHQTWVFDSKPVIRSSAAVGGPFEAKGALAADFDILHEDVWLGQDSFEKAEKKLLEQACEKAIDKAGMKKEDIQFLLSGDLMDQIISSSFAARTLGMPYVGIFGACSTAMLGLALASLLVHTGAADNALAAASSHNVAAEKQFRYPTEYGGQKPPTAQWTVTGAGAAVVSREGEGPRVTSATIGRVIDMGISDPFNMGTAMAPAAVDTLQAHLRDLKREPEYYDLIATGDLGRVGHKIAGDLLNKHEINIPPEIFTDCGILIYKEGQPVLAGGSGCACSATVTYGHLLKRMRKGELGRILVVATGALLSPLSYQQKETIPGIAHAVSIEIQ, encoded by the coding sequence ATGCTCACAGGCCATCAAACCTGGGTATTTGACTCTAAGCCGGTAATCCGTTCCTCGGCAGCTGTTGGCGGCCCGTTTGAGGCAAAAGGGGCTTTAGCTGCTGATTTTGATATTCTCCATGAAGATGTATGGCTGGGACAGGACAGTTTTGAAAAAGCTGAGAAAAAACTGCTGGAACAGGCCTGTGAAAAAGCCATTGATAAGGCAGGAATGAAGAAAGAAGATATTCAGTTTCTCCTTAGCGGGGATTTAATGGACCAGATTATTTCCAGCAGCTTCGCAGCACGCACGCTGGGGATGCCGTATGTGGGAATATTCGGCGCCTGTTCCACTGCCATGCTGGGACTCGCTCTGGCCTCCTTGCTGGTCCATACCGGGGCGGCAGATAATGCTTTGGCAGCGGCATCAAGCCATAACGTAGCAGCGGAAAAACAGTTCCGGTATCCTACTGAATACGGCGGACAGAAGCCTCCCACAGCACAATGGACAGTAACCGGAGCAGGAGCGGCTGTGGTTTCCAGGGAGGGAGAGGGACCCCGGGTAACTTCGGCCACTATTGGCAGAGTAATAGATATGGGAATCTCAGACCCTTTTAACATGGGTACTGCCATGGCCCCGGCGGCAGTTGATACCCTTCAGGCCCATCTCAGGGATTTGAAAAGGGAACCGGAGTATTATGACTTGATTGCAACGGGAGATTTAGGCCGTGTAGGACATAAAATAGCGGGCGACCTTTTAAACAAGCATGAAATCAATATCCCGCCGGAAATTTTTACCGACTGCGGTATCCTGATATATAAAGAAGGCCAGCCTGTACTGGCAGGGGGGAGCGGTTGTGCCTGTTCGGCAACAGTTACCTACGGGCATTTACTGAAGCGGATGCGGAAAGGTGAATTAGGAAGAATTCTGGTTGTTGCTACAGGCGCCTTATTATCACCGCTGTCCTATCAGCAAAAAGAGACTATACCCGGTATTGCCCATGCTGTCTCTATTGAAATACAGTGA
- the spoVAE gene encoding stage V sporulation protein AE — MEKFIWAFIIGGGICVIGQLMFDVLKLTPAHTMSTLVVAGAVLGGLGLYEPLIKFAGAGATVPISSFGNSLVKGALMEAESTGVIGVLTGIFEVTSAGVSAAIIFGFMGSLLFKPKG, encoded by the coding sequence GTGGAAAAGTTTATTTGGGCTTTTATCATCGGTGGCGGTATATGTGTCATCGGTCAATTGATGTTTGATGTTCTCAAGCTGACGCCGGCACATACCATGAGCACTCTGGTAGTAGCCGGTGCGGTATTGGGCGGGCTGGGACTATATGAGCCGCTGATAAAATTTGCCGGTGCAGGGGCAACTGTTCCTATCAGTAGTTTTGGTAATTCACTGGTCAAGGGAGCTTTAATGGAAGCTGAAAGCACCGGTGTCATTGGAGTACTTACCGGAATATTTGAGGTGACCAGTGCGGGTGTTTCGGCAGCCATTATTTTTGGGTTCATGGGTTCATTATTATTTAAACCTAAAGGGTGA
- a CDS encoding GNAT family N-acetyltransferase yields MLKIHEIHNRDSLMALAEYCRDVFHYSGKDMESLVGRLLAGEEQKLESHVIYAECLGEMAGFIIFCYYPQNKVGFLEALVVMDEFRNQGIGAELYWNMIEMLREKHPECIGHVLEMCQDEANFLERKRFFLRQGSIPLDLGFFMKDPEVNQIRMLYHPYRIDQRYSLGLMKNILKEINSDIIH; encoded by the coding sequence ATGTTAAAGATTCACGAAATTCACAACAGGGATTCGCTGATGGCACTGGCGGAGTACTGCAGGGATGTTTTTCATTACTCCGGCAAGGATATGGAATCTCTGGTAGGCAGGCTGCTGGCTGGTGAGGAACAAAAGCTGGAGTCACATGTCATTTATGCCGAATGCCTTGGAGAGATGGCCGGGTTTATCATTTTTTGCTACTACCCTCAAAACAAGGTAGGATTCCTGGAAGCCTTGGTGGTTATGGACGAGTTCCGTAATCAGGGCATTGGAGCGGAACTTTATTGGAATATGATTGAAATGTTAAGAGAAAAACACCCCGAGTGTATTGGCCATGTCCTGGAAATGTGCCAGGATGAAGCCAATTTCCTGGAGAGGAAGAGGTTCTTTCTGAGACAGGGAAGTATTCCTCTGGACCTCGGTTTTTTTATGAAAGATCCCGAGGTTAACCAAATTAGAATGCTCTATCATCCTTACAGGATAGACCAGCGATATTCTTTGGGCCTGATGAAAAATATCTTAAAAGAAATTAATTCAGATATTATTCATTAG
- a CDS encoding zinc-ribbon domain containing protein: protein MFEDKNLTCKDCGAEFVFSASEQEFYAEKGFANEPGRCPTCRAARKQQNRGGGFGRGSRPQREMHETTCSACGVTTQVPFRPSGDRPVYCSDCFSKNRGY, encoded by the coding sequence ATGTTTGAAGACAAGAACCTAACCTGTAAGGACTGCGGAGCTGAATTCGTTTTTTCAGCCTCAGAGCAAGAATTTTATGCTGAAAAAGGATTTGCCAATGAACCAGGACGCTGCCCAACATGCAGAGCAGCACGTAAGCAGCAAAACCGTGGCGGCGGCTTCGGTCGTGGCTCCCGCCCCCAAAGGGAAATGCATGAAACCACATGTTCCGCCTGTGGCGTGACTACTCAGGTACCGTTTCGCCCAAGCGGTGACCGCCCGGTTTATTGCAGCGACTGTTTCAGCAAAAACAGAGGATACTAA
- a CDS encoding peptidoglycan DD-metalloendopeptidase family protein — translation MVNKLIHSKRAVFIGIVLALLISFSWYQKAVEAYNVVIDGKIVAQVKDKEDFLNAVAAFQENAGKELGHSVKNLSDIELQKARLNPELLETDVKILAQDVNLAIDGYRFLIDGKQLFAVYDKSVLEKLLEEYKNEFIKGVDKNATIKSIEFKQKIEIKKDLIELTDLVDGKRAGELLNEKEQEAAVIEVKDGENPWTIARNHDIAVADLEKMNPQMDMEKIFPGDRIVVSPFKSRLDVIINLENSVLESMPFKTETVKDNQMYSNQKKLVAPGVLGEKKVTYNIVLENGLQVSMNPAKTEIIKEPVDRVVRIGIKTTVSRGGSRNFGVVSGKRVSSNFGWRTHPISGKKTFHDGVDIAASHGTGIYAYSAGTVSFAGWNGGYGKVVYIDHGNGLQTRYAHMSAISVRVGERVSAGEKIGAVGSTGYSTGAHLHFEVLKNGSLKNPFDYI, via the coding sequence GTGGTTAATAAATTAATTCACAGCAAGAGGGCTGTTTTTATAGGCATAGTTTTAGCCTTGTTAATTTCATTTTCATGGTACCAAAAAGCAGTTGAAGCCTATAATGTGGTCATTGACGGTAAAATTGTGGCACAGGTGAAGGATAAAGAGGATTTCCTGAACGCCGTGGCGGCATTTCAGGAAAATGCCGGAAAAGAACTGGGCCATTCAGTAAAAAACCTGAGTGATATTGAACTTCAGAAAGCCCGCCTTAACCCAGAACTCCTGGAAACAGATGTCAAAATATTAGCCCAGGATGTAAATCTGGCCATTGATGGTTACAGGTTTTTGATTGACGGTAAACAGTTATTTGCCGTCTATGATAAATCAGTTTTGGAAAAACTCCTGGAAGAATATAAAAATGAATTTATCAAGGGTGTTGATAAAAATGCCACTATCAAAAGTATTGAATTTAAACAAAAAATAGAAATAAAAAAAGACCTGATTGAGCTGACAGATCTTGTTGACGGTAAGAGAGCCGGGGAACTGCTAAACGAAAAAGAGCAGGAAGCAGCTGTAATTGAGGTAAAAGATGGTGAAAATCCCTGGACTATAGCACGTAATCACGATATCGCAGTTGCAGATCTGGAAAAAATGAATCCCCAGATGGATATGGAAAAAATATTTCCCGGAGACAGGATAGTTGTCAGCCCGTTTAAGTCCCGGCTTGATGTTATCATTAACCTGGAAAATTCCGTTCTGGAATCAATGCCTTTTAAGACCGAAACTGTGAAGGATAATCAGATGTACAGCAACCAGAAAAAACTAGTTGCACCCGGAGTCCTGGGAGAAAAGAAAGTAACTTACAATATTGTCCTGGAGAACGGCCTACAGGTGTCCATGAACCCAGCAAAGACCGAAATAATCAAAGAACCGGTCGACCGTGTGGTCAGGATAGGCATCAAAACAACAGTATCCCGCGGTGGTTCCCGTAATTTCGGTGTTGTATCAGGCAAAAGAGTATCCAGCAATTTTGGCTGGCGAACCCACCCTATATCAGGCAAAAAAACCTTTCATGACGGTGTTGATATTGCCGCAAGTCATGGAACCGGTATCTATGCCTATTCGGCAGGAACAGTATCTTTCGCCGGATGGAACGGAGGCTATGGCAAGGTAGTCTATATTGACCATGGAAACGGATTACAGACCCGCTATGCTCACATGTCGGCCATTTCCGTAAGAGTTGGTGAACGAGTTTCTGCAGGAGAAAAGATAGGAGCTGTAGGCTCCACTGGATACAGTACGGGCGCTCACCTACATTTTGAGGTTCTGAAAAACGGGTCTCTGAAAAATCCTTTTGATTACATATAG
- a CDS encoding Gfo/Idh/MocA family protein, which produces MSIHREPPVTAVLTGAGLRGREAYGEYALKNPGKLKFLAVADPDFERRRAFQLDHNIADNLAFESWETLFSPGNGRLADAAFICTQDNLHYHPALAALNSGYHLVLEKPVSPNLEECRAIAALAEKEHRKIQVCHVLRFTAFWRKIKELVDSGRIGRVIHYDHSENVSYWHFGHSYVRGNYRNEASSSPVILAKSCHDLDLMYWVIGAKPLSVQSMGDLTHYRPENAPAGAPERCTDGCPEAETCPWYAPRTYLTGEPLLRIGLHAPSRTTRFLAHFALNHRRALSLLSHFNKGLRSILNWNRFPATVITTDLSPAGKMKALKEGPYGKCIFKAVNDVLDHQITTYRFPGGVTGTLTLHGVSELEGREIRIFGTKGTIRGYFRYNGEQITVTDFRYSKTNIVHRAGLSMGGHGGGDFGLMDSFVKVMRGEINPHEAGTDIDNALEAHYMAFAAEAARTAQREMQLAD; this is translated from the coding sequence ATGAGCATACATAGAGAACCCCCTGTAACAGCTGTATTAACAGGCGCCGGGCTGCGCGGTCGTGAAGCATATGGCGAATACGCCCTGAAAAACCCTGGAAAATTGAAGTTTCTGGCAGTTGCTGACCCTGATTTCGAAAGACGCCGGGCATTTCAGCTAGACCACAATATCGCGGACAACCTGGCCTTTGAATCCTGGGAGACCCTGTTTTCTCCTGGAAATGGCAGGCTTGCTGATGCTGCCTTTATCTGTACCCAGGATAACTTGCATTACCACCCTGCTCTGGCTGCATTAAACAGCGGCTATCACCTGGTACTCGAGAAGCCGGTTTCACCCAACCTGGAAGAATGCCGCGCCATAGCAGCGTTGGCAGAAAAAGAACACCGCAAAATCCAAGTCTGCCATGTACTGCGCTTTACGGCCTTCTGGCGTAAAATCAAGGAACTGGTAGACTCAGGCCGGATTGGCCGGGTAATTCATTATGACCACTCAGAGAACGTTTCTTACTGGCATTTCGGTCATTCCTACGTACGGGGCAATTACAGAAATGAGGCCTCCTCTTCCCCGGTTATACTGGCCAAATCCTGTCATGACCTGGACCTGATGTACTGGGTTATTGGCGCTAAACCCCTTTCCGTCCAGTCAATGGGAGACCTGACCCATTACCGTCCCGAAAATGCCCCTGCAGGGGCTCCGGAAAGATGTACCGACGGGTGTCCCGAAGCTGAAACCTGCCCCTGGTATGCACCCCGCACCTACCTGACGGGAGAACCTCTGCTGCGCATAGGGCTGCACGCCCCATCAAGGACGACACGCTTTTTAGCGCATTTCGCCCTTAACCACAGAAGGGCTCTCAGCCTGCTCAGCCATTTTAATAAAGGCCTCCGGAGCATTTTAAACTGGAACAGGTTTCCGGCTACCGTTATTACCACAGATCTCTCCCCCGCCGGAAAAATGAAGGCCCTCAAAGAAGGACCCTATGGGAAGTGTATCTTTAAAGCCGTCAATGATGTTCTGGACCACCAGATAACCACTTACAGGTTTCCCGGGGGCGTAACAGGAACCCTTACCCTGCATGGGGTTTCGGAATTGGAGGGAAGAGAAATCCGTATCTTTGGCACTAAAGGTACTATCCGTGGTTATTTCCGCTACAACGGTGAACAGATAACAGTAACAGACTTTCGTTATTCTAAGACAAATATAGTCCACAGGGCTGGACTGTCTATGGGAGGCCACGGCGGCGGCGACTTTGGCCTGATGGATTCATTTGTGAAGGTAATGAGAGGCGAAATAAACCCTCATGAAGCGGGAACCGATATCGATAATGCTCTGGAAGCCCACTATATGGCCTTCGCAGCTGAAGCTGCCCGTACCGCGCAGAGGGAAATGCAGCTGGCAGATTAA
- a CDS encoding YeeE/YedE thiosulfate transporter family protein, whose amino-acid sequence MNGKNAKSDRDWYIGGALLGLVVVFSFFTGHPVGTATTYERITGHILRFFSPEYVTSTVHYFKEAAPVAEWQTLFVIGMLLSGVIGRFLFVKRKGEDVPEMWAEVFGSSTAKRFVVSFIGGFLLLFGSRLAGGCTSGLFISGGSQLAIAALIFAGAMFASGIVTAKLLFKGRD is encoded by the coding sequence ATGAATGGAAAAAACGCAAAAAGTGACCGGGATTGGTACATTGGAGGGGCGCTGCTGGGATTAGTGGTGGTTTTCTCCTTTTTCACCGGCCATCCTGTGGGGACAGCTACTACTTATGAACGTATAACGGGGCATATTCTCCGGTTCTTTTCCCCGGAATATGTTACCAGCACTGTTCATTACTTCAAGGAAGCCGCACCTGTTGCCGAATGGCAGACCCTATTTGTTATCGGGATGTTGCTTTCCGGGGTCATCGGACGATTCTTGTTTGTGAAGCGTAAGGGTGAGGATGTGCCGGAAATGTGGGCAGAGGTCTTTGGCAGCAGTACTGCCAAGAGGTTTGTGGTTTCATTTATTGGAGGCTTTCTGCTGTTATTCGGTTCCCGTCTCGCCGGCGGCTGCACCAGCGGCCTGTTCATCAGCGGGGGCAGTCAGTTGGCGATAGCGGCGCTGATTTTTGCCGGAGCAATGTTTGCTTCCGGAATTGTAACCGCTAAACTTCTTTTCAAAGGGAGGGACTAA
- a CDS encoding YeeE/YedE thiosulfate transporter family protein, with protein sequence MELVGSPFSVLFLGLITGIAFGFVIFKYGASRYDNILNMLRLKDFGLLKFMMTAVMVASVGIFLMDGVIYIAPAQILRLVAGGLIFGVGFALLGACPGTVLVSFGEGKKDSWYGILGGLLGTAVYAQIYPAMDKMFIAPVNLGNMTVHSLLGVSYGVGVIVLVAVFGGSILLINKLTR encoded by the coding sequence ATGGAATTAGTGGGTAGTCCTTTTAGTGTATTGTTTCTTGGACTTATTACCGGTATTGCTTTTGGTTTTGTTATTTTTAAGTATGGGGCATCCCGTTATGATAATATCCTTAACATGCTTCGCCTGAAGGATTTCGGTCTGCTTAAGTTTATGATGACTGCTGTTATGGTTGCTTCAGTAGGGATATTTCTGATGGATGGTGTCATCTATATTGCGCCGGCCCAGATACTCAGACTAGTAGCCGGAGGACTCATTTTCGGAGTGGGTTTTGCCCTGCTGGGAGCCTGCCCGGGAACCGTACTGGTATCCTTCGGTGAAGGTAAAAAGGACTCTTGGTACGGTATACTGGGGGGATTGCTGGGAACAGCGGTTTATGCACAGATATACCCGGCAATGGATAAGATGTTTATTGCACCCGTTAACCTGGGCAATATGACTGTACACAGCCTCCTGGGAGTCAGCTATGGTGTAGGAGTGATAGTGCTGGTAGCTGTGTTCGGAGGTTCCATCCTCCTGATAAATAAGTTAACAAGGTAA
- a CDS encoding Ger(x)C family spore germination protein, translating into MGKKLASLGLLLLFMLIPAGCWDVKDISNQAFITSIGLDAVSAPDLKGSQYEAKYKVTFEIINQAKLAGPPGEPATIIETVEAPSIGKAVEALQARISKQLTLSHLRVLLVGDKLAREKNFMDPASFFEKSAEVELRIQLMFVQDKEARDVLKIKPRLGKFMSDELVALTEIETNTSLAHENPFNGFLLDLRNTGGRALGSRVIVHKDRQILIRNGSAIFDNWKLAGWLGCVETQDANWVTQEAPAVVQGQAEDLFFTCQTEKVKTEIVPEIKQGKPAFRLNIEMTGTVLEEQGKFMDLTRPENMEKITQTISEVVKQSAARAISKSQKELGIDYLGLGQALKRRYPREYEKMNWEKVYPGVPVEINVKCTFGRSGLAR; encoded by the coding sequence ATGGGTAAAAAATTGGCATCATTAGGGCTTTTGCTGCTTTTCATGTTAATCCCTGCAGGCTGCTGGGATGTAAAGGATATCAGCAACCAGGCCTTTATAACCTCTATCGGGCTGGACGCCGTAAGTGCCCCTGATCTTAAGGGCTCCCAATATGAGGCCAAATATAAGGTAACATTTGAAATCATAAACCAGGCAAAATTAGCCGGCCCTCCCGGTGAGCCGGCAACTATAATAGAAACAGTAGAAGCGCCCAGTATTGGAAAGGCTGTTGAAGCGCTCCAGGCCAGGATATCAAAACAGCTCACCCTGTCACACCTGAGGGTACTGCTGGTGGGAGATAAACTGGCCCGGGAAAAAAACTTTATGGACCCGGCAAGCTTTTTTGAGAAAAGCGCCGAAGTGGAGCTCCGTATCCAACTAATGTTCGTTCAGGATAAAGAGGCCCGTGATGTACTTAAAATTAAACCCCGGCTGGGAAAATTCATGTCAGATGAACTGGTTGCCCTCACAGAGATTGAGACTAATACCTCACTGGCACACGAAAACCCTTTTAATGGCTTCCTGCTGGATTTGAGGAATACCGGCGGCCGGGCTCTGGGAAGCAGGGTTATAGTCCATAAAGACAGGCAAATTCTGATTCGCAATGGAAGCGCCATTTTTGACAACTGGAAACTGGCAGGCTGGCTTGGGTGTGTAGAGACACAGGATGCCAACTGGGTAACCCAAGAAGCGCCGGCTGTGGTTCAGGGCCAAGCAGAGGATTTATTTTTCACCTGCCAAACAGAAAAGGTGAAAACTGAGATTGTGCCTGAAATCAAACAAGGTAAACCGGCTTTCAGGCTTAATATTGAGATGACAGGGACAGTCCTGGAAGAACAGGGGAAATTCATGGACCTGACACGTCCTGAAAATATGGAAAAGATTACACAGACAATTTCAGAAGTGGTTAAACAAAGCGCTGCCAGAGCGATATCCAAATCTCAGAAGGAACTGGGTATTGATTACCTGGGTTTGGGACAGGCGCTGAAAAGACGTTATCCCAGGGAATATGAGAAAATGAACTGGGAAAAGGTTTACCCTGGTGTACCAGTGGAGATTAACGTAAAATGTACTTTTGGCAGGTCAGGACTGGCAAGGTAG
- a CDS encoding GerAB/ArcD/ProY family transporter: MNAFGDNSGDDSKHKLDPRVLTAGLIVGIIEFELFSLVDGIIRIAKQDAWICIILGSLIISAAAYLLIKLAARFPGESPFQYGKKIWGKPIAFLLGILYLLYWGGFLALISQDASMANRVFFLKSTPPGIPMLILAIAAVWLAAYGLTAIIRFFQLNLPLLILPLILVFLMAIRNIDLHNFQPVLANGVMPVIKGTLYYLGAMQGFEIILFLGPFLKNVRAAVKPALAGIYTISALSLVQLLTVAGVMGTENVEAAIWPGISAISVIQLPGFPVERFELFLTVPWIIGVFTTICLYTYFLVSGITGILGIKKGRGISYFAAAIITLAAYMFPSYAAVLQVRSYYNAVTPVFLYLLPIAALLTAFLRKKRGDRNG; encoded by the coding sequence ATGAATGCATTTGGAGATAACTCCGGAGATGACTCCAAACACAAACTGGATCCAAGAGTATTAACTGCCGGGCTTATCGTAGGCATAATAGAATTTGAACTCTTTTCCCTGGTTGATGGGATTATCCGTATTGCCAAGCAGGATGCCTGGATTTGTATAATTTTGGGGAGCCTGATAATCAGCGCAGCGGCATACCTGCTTATCAAACTGGCAGCAAGGTTCCCCGGGGAATCCCCATTCCAGTACGGCAAAAAAATCTGGGGAAAGCCAATCGCATTTCTTTTGGGTATACTATACCTTTTATACTGGGGTGGATTCCTGGCCCTGATTTCCCAGGATGCCAGTATGGCCAACCGGGTATTTTTTCTTAAAAGCACTCCCCCGGGTATCCCCATGCTCATCCTGGCCATCGCCGCAGTATGGCTGGCAGCTTATGGCCTGACAGCCATAATCAGGTTTTTTCAGTTAAATCTGCCATTACTGATTCTGCCGCTAATCCTTGTTTTTTTAATGGCCATCAGGAATATAGACCTGCACAATTTCCAGCCTGTCCTGGCCAATGGAGTCATGCCTGTAATTAAAGGGACCCTGTATTATCTTGGGGCCATGCAGGGCTTTGAGATTATCTTATTTTTGGGTCCGTTCCTGAAGAATGTGAGAGCTGCCGTTAAACCGGCCTTGGCAGGCATTTATACCATCAGTGCCCTAAGCCTGGTACAGCTGCTTACAGTGGCAGGAGTTATGGGGACAGAAAATGTCGAGGCAGCTATTTGGCCGGGAATCAGCGCCATATCTGTGATCCAACTCCCAGGCTTTCCGGTGGAACGGTTCGAGCTGTTCCTGACAGTGCCCTGGATAATCGGTGTTTTTACTACAATATGCCTGTATACATATTTTCTGGTGTCCGGGATAACAGGGATTCTTGGCATAAAAAAAGGGCGGGGGATATCATATTTCGCCGCTGCTATCATTACCCTGGCGGCATACATGTTTCCCAGTTATGCTGCTGTCCTCCAGGTCAGGAGCTACTATAATGCGGTAACCCCAGTTTTTCTGTATCTTCTGCCCATAGCCGCATTATTAACAGCCTTTTTAAGAAAAAAAAGAGGTGACAGGAATGGGTAA
- a CDS encoding spore germination protein, with protein sequence MIKFLKARFQKKQHDSHTESNISSSEQDSCISADFPEVSFVDAVPWDSQQVLKGSKKRFHENPEYNLSLLAERIPNPQLVCEKFTIGSLAPKKVTAVYLKNRTNPEIIAEVRKRILAIRAETVLDSSYIERNIENSSWSPFPQVEITEKPDIAESALLQGRVVIITDGSPQVLLAPVTFFDLLDTRDDTYMRWFVAANFFRLARYVMFIFAVSLPAFYIALTSYNPELIPTRLLYLILAARENSPFPVYFEAFFLMGIIEAVRMMMVRMPSQVGTTIALMSGITLVIAGLWSNIIAAPIVIVVTLTMVSSFGIPSYDLRLAVRILQFFTMVMASFFGIFGFAAASFYIAIHLVTLKSFGIPYMAPVAPTDTGSMGHTVFRENTPVMAKDNTYKPQE encoded by the coding sequence ATGATCAAGTTCCTGAAGGCCCGATTCCAAAAAAAGCAGCATGACAGCCATACAGAATCCAATATTTCCTCCAGCGAACAGGATTCCTGTATCTCTGCAGACTTCCCCGAAGTGTCTTTTGTAGATGCAGTTCCCTGGGACAGCCAACAGGTATTGAAGGGCAGCAAAAAACGCTTTCACGAAAATCCGGAATATAACCTGTCCCTGCTGGCGGAGAGAATCCCAAATCCCCAGCTGGTCTGTGAAAAATTTACCATAGGTTCTCTGGCGCCAAAAAAAGTAACGGCAGTTTACCTGAAAAATCGGACAAACCCGGAGATCATAGCAGAAGTGAGAAAGCGCATCCTGGCCATCAGGGCAGAAACGGTCCTGGATTCCAGCTACATAGAACGCAACATCGAAAACTCGTCATGGAGCCCCTTTCCCCAGGTGGAAATAACCGAAAAGCCTGATATCGCCGAATCAGCCCTGCTGCAGGGCAGGGTTGTAATTATTACAGATGGCAGTCCCCAGGTCCTGCTGGCGCCGGTCACCTTTTTTGATCTTCTGGACACCCGTGACGATACATATATGAGGTGGTTTGTGGCAGCAAACTTTTTCCGGCTGGCCCGTTATGTAATGTTTATTTTTGCCGTTTCCCTGCCGGCTTTTTATATTGCCCTAACCTCTTATAACCCGGAACTAATTCCCACCAGACTGCTTTACCTGATTCTGGCCGCCCGGGAAAATAGCCCTTTCCCGGTCTATTTTGAGGCTTTCTTTTTGATGGGGATCATTGAAGCTGTACGCATGATGATGGTCAGGATGCCGTCACAGGTTGGGACAACGATTGCATTGATGTCAGGTATCACTCTGGTTATCGCAGGATTATGGTCCAATATAATAGCCGCGCCAATTGTAATTGTCGTGACTCTTACAATGGTGTCATCATTTGGGATTCCCAGTTATGACCTGAGACTGGCCGTAAGGATTCTGCAGTTTTTCACTATGGTAATGGCATCTTTTTTTGGAATTTTTGGGTTTGCGGCTGCCTCCTTCTATATTGCGATACACCTGGTGACCTTAAAGTCCTTCGGAATTCCGTATATGGCCCCGGTAGCCCCGACGGATACCGGCAGCATGGGACATACTGTGTTCAGAGAAAATACGCCTGTAATGGCTAAAGATAATACCTATAAACCGCAAGAATAA